The DNA sequence CCGGTTGAGTATACCTAGTCTCCTTTTGTAACatgatttgaaggagagttgACTAACTTGATAAAACCTGAGACACTGTGCTATATCCATGTCAATCATCGAACCCGACTCTTTACCAGTTgtgccattaccaccaccaccaccactatcaccatcaccatcaccatcatctatgTAAAACTTAATGAATTGACATCTTCATCATAATTTGTTGGCAATGCGAAGGAGGAGGTAGCAGATCGTTTCAACAACACTTACAGAACAAACCTCAAAAATTGATTAACCTCAATAGAAGAGATTAGAAAGTCAATTACCATTGATGGACTGGCCATACAACCGATCATACGTTTCAGATTTCATTTCCTTTGTGTATCAATCGTGAAGAAATGGAGccaacagatgcacacacacagacatttgtatgtctgtgtgtgtgtgtatatatatatatatatatatatatatataaaaacatataagacAGATACATTGTAAATAGCAAAATGTTGAGTGCTTCAAGACAGGGAGTTGGTGTCCCGCTGTTGCTTCAAATTACAGCACTGCCAAGGCTACTGAATGTCACTAATTGCAGCACTGACGAAGATACCAAACGACATAAAAGCAGCAGCCATGACAGATGCTCCAGTGCTACAGAAAAAGATTTGAAATGCattaacatataatataatattgctgCTGGATATTCTTCATGTGTGGAAGTGGTTTCAGGTAGGCTTAGTGCTGAAGTCAAAGAAAAATCTTCCACTCAGTGATAATCCCTAGTAATAAAGGCAGCTCATGTCAAGTTCATTAGTGTAAGTGTTCAGTAATTCGGATTAATTAGCACTTAGGTATCAGTTTAGCTAGAAATGATTCAGCTTTAAGAATTAGAAACTGGAAAGTTTGCCAATGCAGCATAAAGGCAAAGGTCCTGCTATAAACTAAAACAGTTggatcatatttatttctttattgcccacagggggctaaacaagggcaaagggattaagttgattacattgaccccagtgcgtaactggtacttatttaatcgactcccccaaaaggatgaaaggcaaagtcgacctcagaggaatttgaactcagaacataacggcagacaaaatactgctaagcatttcgcccggcatgctaatgattctgccagctcaccaccctaaagTTGTGTATATTAATTAGAGAAGACTGAAATAAAATTAAGACAGAGATAATTTGAAGGCAAAGTTCAAAGTGGAACATGGCAAGTAAGAGCAGTAGAGTACTTAATGAGATGCCTTCGTTAATTCAGCCTCACTACAGCACTGCCTTACATAATTAAAACCCTTCAGTTGCTGGGAGAAACACAAGACATTAGATATGGTTGTTTGAAGAAAGTCTGTGCTAAAGCACTTTGATAAATTAATGAGTCTCTCCAAggattgaaagagaaaataagatgaGTTGAGGAAAGGAATCTTATTAAATTGGACAAAATAGGCAAATCAGTAGATGAAGGAATGGCATATAGGGTTAGGAATAACTAAAACAAACTATTATAAAATGGGGGGGGGAGAAGGTCAGCAGCTGAAATGATGAATCATTAATTGAAATAGAATTCAGTTTATCTaacgggggggggggatatattTCAGTTAAACATTAAAGACATTGCTTGGTTAAAACTGTAGAGGgacaaagtaaattttaaaagcaTTTCAATATAAACTGGATTGTCTGAATGACATGGGTGGGGGGCAAGAATAAGGAACAGATGCAGGTGAAAAATGGGGAACAAAGAGCACATTTGATAGACTAAGTGAGACAGCAATAACATCATGGTGCATTATGCTGTAGTAGGGGGTGGAGGTGTTAGGTAGTGTATTAATTTACCATAGAAAACAGGGATAATTACAAAGAACTTGAGATAATTTAGCAGTGAATTGTTAGGCAAAGAGAACTGAAATAACTACACTGTTAGTCATTAATATTACAACTTTAATCAATCTTACACCAGATGACCACCACTACTGACTAGGTTTGTTTCTACTGATTGAGAGAAATTGAAACATTTTCCTTGTAACAGTGTTACATAATGTAGTGTAATGGTAAACACGTTAATGTGGTAGTATAAGTGGTGGAGATACGAAGGTAGTAGTATAAGTGAGAATGACCAGTTTCCATGGTTACAACAAAAAGTGTAACATAAAataggtgttgttgtttagctataGGTCAGCACTGAACCAACAGACCAATGACTaagggcattccagccatgaccatcctctctatttacacccccaccccccgcCCTACTAAGGGCCAAATGGACCCCTGTTGAGAGCCACTGCTTTACATTGTAATAAAAGCATCTTTTCACTAATTCCACTAAATATTCAAATgaaccaacaacaacagagtTCACCTCTCTCCTTCTTCCCTACAAAACCAATTCTATTTGATGTTTGTCCTGTGGCCCCCAACAGAAGTGAATCGCTACAAAGTCACTcaatcctgctagaaatagcagttaaaccaCACTCTACTATTTGGATCTGTCATCTACGTAGATtatgtttggaaaataaaatggCAGGAGTGTCACAGCTGgactgtctttgatcatagatctcctGGATCAGGGATGAACCAGGGGCGGGGGAATGGGGAATGGGGTCAGACGACAACAAGTAGTTGTTATTTCAATGGTTAAGGTGTAAATGTCTGGGTGGGGATctatcttcttttctacttcacCCTGCAACACTGAAACCCCTGCCACCCACTCAATTGCATTGGTGATTAGAAGGTGTTCATTCCTTATAGAACTCTCTTTCACACAAGTGTAAGGGTAGGGAGATATATATTTCGAATCAAACCGACTCCAAACAAAAGCCGAGATAACAAACAGGATTTTCCTTCAAATAAAAGCTAAGTCAATATTTACTTACCATAAACTTCACAGATGATATGAAATTTCTCTTTGTACTTCAAGTAGTTATTTTTCAGTTCTTTGATAAAAGTTGTAAAGATGGGATTGATGGGACTGAGTGCTTTCTCTGTAGGCCTTGGCTTCTTATTGGCTGTGGTGGCCACGCCACTCACATTAACctgaagaacaaacaaaacaagaaccAACTGCAAACAGGGCTCAAAGAGATCACAAAAATGAGTTTTAAGAAAGAAAGTGTGACAGAGTCAACATTAGTCAACAGTTCAATTATTTGGAAAAATctagtctttttttaatttttttttatatatattttaggtgGGATGTATTCAGAGAGGGGGTCAAATagaaatttttcttaaaatagtttttagaaagaaattaaaaaccagaaatgaataaaaaaaaaaagtggttgaaATTAATTATtccagttgttgttgctatgttgAGGGAAATAAGTTAAAGGATGTCCGTATGAGTAATGTTTGTTTTGGGATGTTAAGGGAATCTAATAACCAACAGGTAAACGGTTCTGATTAGAGAAGATAGTTCAATAGATTCAATGAGGGAAATAGCATAGTCTTGGGATTGGCTGAAACagggaatgaaataaaagaaccaATTATTCTATGGCATGGTTGCGAGGTGATTTATAgaagcagacatggctgtgttgtaagacgtttgcttcccaaccacatggctttgggttcagtcccattgcatggcaccttgggtaggtgtcgtCTACTATAACACCCCTCCTCCAAcactcttgtgagtggattccacagagatcgactttgcctttcatcctttcaggatcgataaattaagtaccagttgcatactggggatcGATCCAAAAATTTCGGCCTTGTGccttaaatagaaaataatattgttttagcaATCTATAATCAAagtaaatagaaagaataaaactCAGACCTTTGACAATGTGTTGGTCTGAGAATAGCCTGGACTATGTTTAGATTCATTACTTGGTCGGTTGTTAAAGGTAGGTGCTACTTCAGCAACATTAGCTTCCTGAATAAATGATTCACCACCAAACATTTGAGGAGATGAGACAGATTTACAGGACTGAGCAGAAAATGACCAATTATAGCTTGACCTACAAAGAGAAAACATTCAAACTGAAATCTTGGCCTTTCACAGAGACAAAGAACTTGGAGAGTCTTTACAGATTGTTATAGGAAGACATCATGTGACTAGTGACAATCAACAGCTTACTAATAATAGGAATATTTTTATACTATTTTCATGTCATAAAAGAGTGGATTAGCTAGGTGTACAAATTCAAATGTTAAAAACAAGTTGCTGTTTGAGAAATTGTTCTAGGATCACATGATCCAGATAACTGCAACATGAGTTGTGAGAAATGAATTTACATGTAGGACATGAAGAGTTGACACAAAGATTCCACACATGAAAGGCATTGATTGGTTTATGGCACAGAGACAGACTGTGTGTGATTGATGGAAATGTGATGCAGGCTGCTTGTATTGTGCATCAAGGGCAGAActgaatgaataaagaaacacTTGCATTTGGGTTCACAGTCATAACCTAAAAGAGAATTAGTTGAGATCAATGAAATGACACTGCTGTTAGAATCAACATGGAGGACAAAGAGACAGATGACCAACAACTGGGAATCCtttatatcatcaacattatcattgtcaATGCTTTAATGTCTGTGTTGTAGTATAGACAGGATGGGTGGGCAATATTGGTAAACAGCTAGTTGTTTCTATCTCCTGCTCTACACTTCAGCCCTTCCATCCATGACTTTCTCTGTCAACTTCCATCATCAGCACACAATACATTTAATGTGTTCACATCACTTGTCCACACCACTTCAAACTATACActcaatttgctaaaaatagcagccaggtTGCCTTCAAATCATATAGCAACATCTATAAAATGGAAAAGCATGTTAGGTAATGTGGTCCCGgagaaagatgggatggtcacagctaaaTCAATAACAACAGTTAATTCATccatctctaatatatatatatatatatatatatatatatatatatatatatatatatatatatatatatatatatcgccaacaagaaatgaagaaaaccaAATGACTCAAGAAGGAAACCAATATTCTTCACACAATCTAACTTGATGTTCCCCAGTTTaggattattaaataaaaaagatgaaGTACAATACCTGGTAGAAGAACAATCTGTAGTTTGTTGTCTCGGAGAGTATCTAATGTTAGAGGTTGTAGGAGGTGCaactggtggttgtggtggtggtggtgctgcacGCTCCATTGGTTTCCTGCTTATcataccaacattattattattgttattgttgttttgttgaatGTGGTACTGTCCCCTTTTTACAGGGCCAGATATTTTACTACCTGGGATATTTCTTTCAATACCTGCAATATGAATACCaaagtacttttgtttttattgtaggtagtagtagtagtaatgtttaGGTAGAGTAAAATGAGAAGTTGTGACATTTATGCACCTCTGGAGTGTAGTGTCGTCTCTGTAACTGAATCAGTTTCAACCGGGAATCAAAGATGGATCGGTGACATTTCTAGAGACACAATACTCATCCACTGTTGctctggaagtgttatcatgtacatgttttgtttttagtataaaagatgggctacaccaaatattctgctcaataccacagattcgcttgtctgttgtttgaccttaaccagttgagcatgtcccttggtggctgacgatatgtgcacctctgatcatgagcagaagtagtgggggagcatcatagccatgtgttgagaggaattctttggggtttgaataattcacctctggaaacatgggtgtttcgttcaacatcctcaaacaacccttattcagggaccttttcagtaggatgggctactcgacctgaggaaaattctaactgggccccacctgcgacatcatgcgctgtttatcttgatatgagatcaccatgtcgtgcacacatggttgtgatgcatgtgcctggtgtacccttatcagacgggtagtcatgatgggtatattgggcttcgtatattttaccccagtgtcacgttGATGGcaggcactgctctctcactcactcaataataataataacaataacaaccctttctaatataggcacaaggcctaaaattttggtgggggggggcagtcaattagatcaaccccagtacacaactggtacttaatttatcgactccaaaaggatgaaaagcaaagtcaacctcagcagaatctgaacttagaatgtagcgaTGAGCAacataccactaagtattttgtccagcatgctaatgattctgccagttcgctgccttaataataataataataataataaaaataataatggttgtgGTTTCTGCTTTAAGCGCAAAGCTAACAGCTCTGAGGGAAAGGGGTTAGTCAATACcttcaaccccaaaaggacaaactGACTGTTAAAACATTTTACTGAAAAAATAGAATGCATTTTATAGCAGGATATAACAAGACATTACATGTCTCAGCTGTTAGCATGTAAGGCATGAGACCTTAAATCATTAACGAGGTAATGAGATTTGATGACATTCTGCCCATGAGAAGTATTGAAAGGAAATCAAACTGGGATAAAGAGTGAGAAGTTTTCTAGCAAGTTGGTGGGTCCTGTTTTTCAGTTATAAGCATATTCATAGCAACAACATGAATAGCGTTTAGTCTTACAACAGCAGTCCTGCAAATACAGCAACAAGTGgcagtgttgtgtatatatgctacAACAACAGTCTTACAAAACTGGTCTTGTATGTAGTACAATAACAGTTTTACATAGTAGCAGTGGTCGTACATGTTGTATAACAGTTGCTGAAATAAGAAATTGATTGTTATACCAAAACactgtgtagtgtatgtgtgtgcacgtgtgaatgtgtgtatgtatgtgtacgtgttgtgTGTTTATGGTGTGTCATTACAAATGTGATAAAACTCAACTGAAATGGAAACAGCAAAAGTGGAACAATTAATtaaagatagagagatggagagagagatagagagagagagagaaagagagagagagagagagaaaatgagtgcgtgcgtgtgtgtgtgtgtgtgtgtgtgttaaagagacAGAAAGTAATTTGttacaaaaaagaagaaatgctaGTTGagataactaaagaataaacTGTCAGCTGAAGCCATTCTTGAGTGATGAAGAAGAGATCAATGGATGTAGGAGAGATTGAGGGGTGGGGCAGGAGTTAGATGATGAACAAAGGAGATTATGAAGCAGGATTGAGGTAGGGATTAAAGGGATTATATCAGGATGGTTTAGAAAGGGTGACATGCCAGCCAGTAATCATATTCAGCTAATCTCATACTCTAGAAAAGAAAACCCTTAGAAAATGTTACAATTATTTTTCACAGATTTATAAAGAAGAACAACTGAGAGAATTAGGTTGCCATTAAGTTTCTGTCTTCAGTGTACTGTAATGTCACCTGGAACTACCAGCCAAACAATGAAACTGGACACGGAAGGTTTAGAGTGAAATGAAGAAGAAACTATGATGCCCAAGAACACAAGAAACATGAATGAAACAACTTCAGATTGCACCCTGGGTTTACTGAGCAGTTAACCATTATACCATGGTGTAAGACATATTACCTTTGAAAATCTTAAGACTTATGTTAATTATAAAGAAACAGCAAGGCTGAGTAGAGAGGGCTGCTTGGTCCTGTTGTAGACAACTGCAGTCCCAGTTGTATGATAAAATGACCTCAATTCATATTAtaaagtggttgttgttaggagGCACAAACAACCAGAAATACCATCGTAACATGTACAGCAGAACTGGCCAGTTTTTTTCTCTGCTGTTGTATGTGTGACAGACAATGAGGTAGAGGGATGCAACAGCAGAGACACGCATCTAGCCCAGGCCGacagatgtaaaaataataatgatgaattatagaaaagtatgctattaaataAAAGCAGCAAGATAAAACCGTCTCGGTTTATCATTGAATATTGATAAAAAGTAGAATCTCTTTGAAGGCAgcctattcatatatgtatttgttatgtgaaatattgaaaaaataaataaagccatCGAAAACCAAAGTGTTTGTctggaaagaaggaaaatgcaaatGAGGCATGTTTAACAAAATACTTGGCTTTGAGTAGGACGTTGCTGTTTTATCGATGGACTGAAAACTAGAGGGTTGATGGCCTGTTTGGTAGAGATTTCTGTTGCCATTGTAAGATGTGCTCTGAGGGAATGTGTTGCATTGGTCAGAAAATCTGTctctttcattattattcatcAAATCACTCCTGCCACCAGCAAATGTCTCCAGCCAGCTGTCATCTAcaacaaaagagacagaaagaaatggagaggatTAAGAAATGttagttcaaatatatttcttcttggaTGCTGTTAGCAAAGTAGGAAATgtgtttgaaattaataaattgattaacTTGCATTGAAAATAGTTTTACTATCATAGTATGATATGTGTGGATTCTAAGCGATGGAGCTGTTTATCTCTTTAATAACActatcacgcacatacacacacacacaatacgtcTGTTAGATTATTAACTGTAATGTGATCAATAAAAGCCAGTAACACCATCCATataaaggcatgaatgtcacagaTTCTACTTCAAACCAAGTCACAGAGTCAGtctgctggatcctgtcaaaccatccagtccatACCAGCACGGTAGATGAAGGTGAAAAGACAATGAAGATGAGGCACACTGTCacctgttactctctctctctctctctcacaacaccACACCTAaactcatctctctctttctctctctctcacttctgaAGTTCTTTAATTGAATGACTTACAAGGCAATCTCTAAAGACCCAGTGCCAGAAATCTATACATTCAGAACACTTTGTAAAATGGAcagcgttaggaagggtatccaaccatagaaccCACAATGGGAATAGAGATATTTCAGAATGACATGGTCTTCTctcccaacccatgccagctgggAAAACATGCATAAAACACTGATATCTCtcagggtctttttttttttttactgacccGTTAATTTCCACAACATCTCACTTGCTCCCGTTGAGACATCAGAGAGGTTGGCTGCATCTGGCGTCAGTCTTCTTCCACTGATGTCACAACAGAGCACATCTTGACTGGATGCATTGATAAATATTAAACCCCAGCAACAGGAATAAATAACTGCAgttatgaataaaaaaacaacaccaaccTTCCCAAGTTCCAATTATGACATTTAAACACCAACAGATGGATACGCGGTTCAAAACCAGGTGGAGAACCAGCGGGAGCGGGGGGCGGGGGCACATGctaatttttatttacaaattggTATTTACAAGTGGAgaatgtaaatatgcacacacacatatgcatacatgtaacactttacaaacacatacatataaatcacacatatagaaatatataatgtatgcatactggcacttacacacacacacacacacatcctattaGTATGCAGAGTGAATGAGAATTATCTACTTTAGCGaactattattataaatgtagACTAAAACAGTGATTATTATAAGCTGATGTTTATCATAAATAAATCAGAGGTGGAACAAACAGAGAGGCAGGCTGaggcagacatgcatacacacacattacccctctctctttctcatatacgtatgtgtataaaatgcacaaacacacattatctctcacatctatgtatatatatatatatatatataccatcgtatatatgtgtgtgtgtgtgtgtgtgtgtgtgtgcatatataaaatagagagagatagacaagctCATAAATGTATCAATAGCTTGTCTTTATATATCTTATCAAAGAAACATAAAATCTCAGATGTAATTTTATTGTTCATATTGTGTGAAGCCCCATTAAGAGATTTTAAGCAATGCTTTTGAAGAATTCCTTATAGTAAATTAAGAACATCATGGCACTTTTAATGCAACTCTTCTCTACAACTGCCACATATTGAACAGTTCTAATGATCTATTTAGTaatggtgacactcgtttacaactactgtgcaatgtcaagacaaggacacacacacacaatgggcttctttcagtgtccatccaccaaattcactcataaggctttggttaggtCTGGGTCTATAATTACAAGATATGTGCCCAAGGTGCAATACAGCAGGGCTGAACACCAAACCATGgggttgggtagcaaacttcttaaccacacagctatgcttccacctactgtgtgtgtgtgtgtgtgtgtgtgtgtatgtgtctgaacaCTTACAGCAGGTATCACTTGtgtatttatgatattttaatcCAGTTTTATTTCTCAGTGTGGGGATGCAGCAAGCCAACGgatgttctgtgtgttcaccatctgttcgtattgaagcttccagcatgaatgccaagtagtacagcatgtgatttccaaatttctggcagagtgaaatatgtcatttttgctatttttctcacagacggtgtccaactgaccctacaataCTATGTAGGCgccaaaatcaacaacaaacaatgcAGATGagcaaaattaaaaacataaaatggtgacaatttacccatcacaccgtgtatgcatatatatNNNNNNNNNNNNNNNNNNNNNNNNNNNNNNNatatatatatatatatatatacatacatacatatacatacacccacatatatgccacacacatacatatatacaccacactcatacatgcatatacaaacacatgtaccttCATCTTGAAAATTTTCATTGGGATCAGCTACTACTGCTTGCCGAAGCCTTTTGCGGGAGTTGAAAAATGGTGCAGGGGGTACTTTAGCACTCTGAGAAATAACAGAACATAAAAGTTTCAATTACTGAaagagaggttttttttttttcaatatcctTCAAACAatcaaacataaaagaaataaaattataaaaagagaaaaacaactaataaggagcctctatatggttacttgacctgttagaaatagcaaacaaatttccctcaaatcacacctcacTGTTTTTTataaaaaaggaaggatacatagACTAATGTCGTCTGTGTAACTATTTATAATCTTGTCAGaaacaatatgatgatgatgatgatgatgccacaaTTTCTGTTTTGTCAAAGTTGTATGATCGACTTAAActtctttttgctattattatggAATTGAAGTAGCATTGCAGTGCACTTCCTTCCAAACGACACTGGTCTGTTGAGATTTCACAGCACGGTTTTCTGCAAAGTGCTGCCATGATTATATCATAGGGAATTTTACTACAAAATACAAACTCCTGAACAAATATCACAGTGCAGAAATGAGATTGGTGCAGTTATTAATTGAATAGCTGGAGAGTTaatgacatctctctctctctctctctctctctctctctctctcataaacaaCACTGTTACTATACTTCCAATGTTTTATCACATTAAccaatctatatattaatatggtcttacctacctacctacctttttACTTAAGGCTAAAAAGAAGTGGATATAACAAAGTTTCTTATGTCATTGTGTTTTTAGTTATCTGAATTTCTTATCCCACCACctcttgctccctctctctcctctctctccctttctctctctctccccttctctctctctttctctctctcgctgtgtTTGTTTGAAAAGTTTTTGAATTGTAcctaagcaaataaaataattatttcactacAAGAACCAAAA is a window from the Octopus bimaculoides isolate UCB-OBI-ISO-001 chromosome 25, ASM119413v2, whole genome shotgun sequence genome containing:
- the LOC106869068 gene encoding spermatogenesis-associated protein 22 isoform X4, translating into MNNNERDRFSDQCNTFPQSTSYNGNRNLYQTGHQPSSFQSIDKTATSYSKPSIERNIPGSKISGPVKRGQYHIQQNNNNNNNNVGMISRKPMERAAPPPPQPPVAPPTTSNIRYSPRQQTTDCSSTRSSYNWSFSAQSCKSVSSPQMFGGESFIQEANVAEVAPTFNNRPSNESKHSPGYSQTNTLSKVNVSGVATTANKKPRPTEKALSPINPIFTTFIKELKNNYLKYKEKFHIICEVYGVLDSAVLPDRNLSGRQFLLRDNSDSIECVFYEIDRMLPRLIRGHWLRCVGMIDNKTKRLHCISIRPATVEERNLPQIMAFLQQNYLNNLDNNNSG
- the LOC106869068 gene encoding rhoGEF domain-containing protein gxcI isoform X5, whose translation is MKSAKVPPAPFFNSRKRLRQAVVADPNENFQDEGIERNIPGSKISGPVKRGQYHIQQNNNNNNNNVGMISRKPMERAAPPPPQPPVAPPTTSNIRYSPRQQTTDCSSTRSSYNWSFSAQSCKSVSSPQMFGGESFIQEANVAEVAPTFNNRPSNESKHSPGYSQTNTLSKVNVSGVATTANKKPRPTEKALSPINPIFTTFIKELKNNYLKYKEKFHIICEVYGVLDSAVLPDRNLSGRQFLLRDNSDSIECVFYEIDRMLPRLIRGHWLRCVGMIDNKTKRLHCISIRPATVEERNLPQIMAFLQQNYLNNLDNNNSG
- the LOC106869068 gene encoding spermatogenesis-associated protein 22 isoform X2 — protein: MKSAKVPPAPFFNSRKRLRQAVVADPNENFQDEDDSWLETFAGGRSDLMNNNERDRFSDQCNTFPQSTSYNGNRNLYQTGHQPSSFQSIDKTATSYSKPSIERNIPGSKISGPVKRGQYHIQQNNNNNNNNVGMISRKPMERAAPPPPQPPVAPPTTSNIRYSPRQQTTDCSSTRSSYNWSFSAQSCKSVSSPQMFGGESFIQEANVAEVAPTFNNRPSNESKHSPGYSQTNTLSKVNVSGVATTANKKPRPTEKALSPINPIFTTFIKELKNNYLKYKEKFHIICEVYGVLDSAVLPDRNLSGRQFLLRDNSDSIECVFYEIDRMLPRLIRGHWLRCVGMIDNKTKRLHCISIRPATVEERNLPQIMAFLQQNYLNNLDNNNSG
- the LOC106869068 gene encoding spermatogenesis-associated protein 22 isoform X1, whose product is MRDKRRKIGVEKRTRFFKKCTEIDGNVRAFLLSGKSMIVQNRRTVDTINCYWICHHEDDSWLETFAGGRSDLMNNNERDRFSDQCNTFPQSTSYNGNRNLYQTGHQPSSFQSIDKTATSYSKPSIERNIPGSKISGPVKRGQYHIQQNNNNNNNNVGMISRKPMERAAPPPPQPPVAPPTTSNIRYSPRQQTTDCSSTRSSYNWSFSAQSCKSVSSPQMFGGESFIQEANVAEVAPTFNNRPSNESKHSPGYSQTNTLSKVNVSGVATTANKKPRPTEKALSPINPIFTTFIKELKNNYLKYKEKFHIICEVYGVLDSAVLPDRNLSGRQFLLRDNSDSIECVFYEIDRMLPRLIRGHWLRCVGMIDNKTKRLHCISIRPATVEERNLPQIMAFLQQNYLNNLDNNNSG
- the LOC106869068 gene encoding spermatogenesis-associated protein 22 isoform X3; translation: MCPRPPLPLVLHLVLNRVSICWCLNVIIGTWEDDSWLETFAGGRSDLMNNNERDRFSDQCNTFPQSTSYNGNRNLYQTGHQPSSFQSIDKTATSYSKPSIERNIPGSKISGPVKRGQYHIQQNNNNNNNNVGMISRKPMERAAPPPPQPPVAPPTTSNIRYSPRQQTTDCSSTRSSYNWSFSAQSCKSVSSPQMFGGESFIQEANVAEVAPTFNNRPSNESKHSPGYSQTNTLSKVNVSGVATTANKKPRPTEKALSPINPIFTTFIKELKNNYLKYKEKFHIICEVYGVLDSAVLPDRNLSGRQFLLRDNSDSIECVFYEIDRMLPRLIRGHWLRCVGMIDNKTKRLHCISIRPATVEERNLPQIMAFLQQNYLNNLDNNNSG